One genomic segment of Amycolatopsis sp. Hca4 includes these proteins:
- the nuoN gene encoding NADH-quinone oxidoreductase subunit NuoN: MLDILLTQAPSPITVPSIDYPAVLPVLIVLGAACVSVLVEAFAAKRSRFGIQVVLSLASIVAAGVSLIVYATGSAPAGGVTTFSGAISIDRPALFLWGTLLALAVGAVLLISDRVVEPGGALVAQAGIRPGTVQDRAQTATVMQTEVFPLTLFALGGMMAFTAANDLLTMFIALEVLSLPLYLMCGLARRRRLLSQEAAVKYFLLGAFSSAFFLYGLALLYGYANSVKLGDIAAAAAGSDRSDTLLFAGLGLLVVGLLFKGSVGPFHTWTPDVYQGAPTPVTAFMAACTKVAAFGGILRVLSVAFSSTSWEWRGVLWGVAIISMVIGAVLGLTQTDVKRMVAYSSIAHAGFLLVGAIAMTRDGLSSTLFYLLAYGFTTLAAFGVISLVRDSSGEATHLSAWAGLAKRSPLLAGVFTFLLLALAGIPLTSGFVGKFVVFSAALSDGMAPLVVVALVFSAVAAFFYLRVIVLMYFSEPAADGPSVSVPGFGTGTAIFLGTAVTLVLGLAPAFALGWAGSGGFAS, from the coding sequence GTGCTCGACATCCTCCTGACCCAGGCGCCGTCGCCGATCACGGTGCCGTCGATCGACTACCCGGCCGTGCTGCCGGTGCTGATCGTCCTCGGCGCGGCGTGCGTCAGCGTGCTGGTCGAGGCGTTCGCCGCGAAGCGCTCGCGGTTCGGCATCCAGGTGGTCCTGAGCCTGGCGTCGATCGTCGCGGCCGGCGTCAGCCTGATCGTCTACGCGACGGGCAGCGCACCGGCGGGCGGCGTCACGACGTTCAGCGGCGCGATCTCGATCGACCGGCCGGCGCTGTTCCTCTGGGGCACGCTGCTGGCGCTGGCCGTCGGCGCGGTGCTGCTGATCTCCGACCGCGTGGTCGAGCCGGGCGGCGCGCTGGTCGCCCAGGCGGGCATCCGACCGGGCACGGTCCAGGACCGCGCCCAGACGGCGACCGTGATGCAGACCGAGGTGTTCCCGCTGACGCTGTTCGCGCTCGGCGGCATGATGGCCTTCACCGCGGCGAACGACCTGCTGACGATGTTCATCGCGCTGGAAGTGCTGTCGCTGCCGCTGTACCTGATGTGCGGCCTGGCCCGCCGTCGCCGCTTGCTGTCCCAGGAAGCGGCGGTCAAGTACTTCCTGCTGGGGGCGTTCTCCTCGGCGTTCTTCCTGTACGGGCTGGCGCTGCTGTACGGCTACGCGAACTCGGTGAAGCTGGGCGACATCGCGGCCGCGGCGGCGGGTTCGGACCGGTCGGACACGCTGCTGTTCGCGGGCCTGGGCCTGCTGGTGGTCGGCCTGCTGTTCAAGGGGTCGGTCGGTCCGTTCCACACGTGGACCCCGGACGTGTACCAGGGCGCACCGACCCCGGTGACGGCGTTCATGGCGGCGTGCACGAAGGTCGCGGCGTTCGGCGGCATCCTGCGGGTGCTGTCGGTGGCGTTCTCGTCGACGTCGTGGGAGTGGCGTGGCGTCCTCTGGGGCGTCGCGATCATCTCGATGGTGATCGGCGCGGTGCTGGGCCTGACCCAGACGGACGTCAAGCGCATGGTGGCGTACTCGTCGATCGCCCACGCGGGGTTCCTGCTGGTCGGAGCGATCGCGATGACGCGCGACGGGCTGTCGAGCACGCTGTTCTACCTGCTGGCGTACGGCTTCACGACGCTGGCGGCGTTCGGCGTGATCAGCCTGGTCCGCGATTCTTCGGGCGAGGCGACGCACCTGTCGGCGTGGGCGGGGCTCGCCAAGCGGTCGCCGCTGCTGGCCGGTGTCTTCACGTTCTTGCTGTTGGCGTTGGCGGGGATTCCGCTGACTTCCGGTTTCGTGGGGAAGTTCGTGGTGTTCTCGGCGGCGCTGTCGGACGGAATGGCCCCGCTGGTGGTGGTGGCACTGGTGTTCAGCGCGGTGGCGGCGTTCTTCTACCTGCGCGTGATCGTGTTGATGTACTTCTCGGAGCCGGCGGCGGACGGGCCGTCGGTATCGGTCCCGGGCTTCGGAACGGGGACGGCGATCTTCCTGGGCACGGCGGTGACGCTGGTGCTGGGCCTGGCCCCGGCGTTCGCACTCGGCTGGGCGGGTTCGGGCGGTTTCGCTTCCTGA
- a CDS encoding NADH-quinone oxidoreductase subunit M: protein MTWLLILILVPLAGSLVLAFLKGNDRAAVLAALGFSILEFVLVIPFWLSYDAAGPRLQMTSSFDWIPSFGVHIAFGTDGIALIMIAVIALLVPIVVGGLGTMDKLPPGRSAGGFLSLILLQEALTIGVFAATDVFLFYVLFEIMLIPMYFLIGGYGGANRQYAAVKFFLYSFLGGLIMLASAIGAYSLAADKLGKGTFDWATLVTVVRDAPLSTQIWLFLGFFLAFAIKAPLVPFHTWLPDAAGEAPIGVAVLLVGVLDKVGTFGFLRYCLPMFPEASKTLAPLVLVLSVIGVLYGSILAAGQRDMKRFIAYVSIAHFGFISLGIFAFNEQAMVGSATYMLNHSLATGMLIVVIGLVIARGGSSRISDYGGMAKVTPLLAGLFLLAGLSTLSLPGTNSFVSEFLVLIGSFVDQPVYTILATVGMVLAAAYVLWLYQRVFQGPVRGDALVGVGGGPGTAIAPELGAKKAIRDLNGREIAILAPLVVLILVLGFYPKPVLDTVTPTVQQTLSAVQGGK from the coding sequence ATGACCTGGTTGCTCATCCTCATCCTGGTGCCGCTGGCCGGCTCCCTGGTGCTGGCGTTCCTCAAGGGGAACGACCGCGCCGCGGTGCTGGCCGCGCTCGGGTTCTCGATCCTCGAGTTCGTGCTGGTGATCCCGTTCTGGCTCAGCTACGACGCCGCCGGGCCCCGGCTGCAGATGACGTCGAGCTTCGACTGGATCCCCAGCTTCGGCGTGCACATCGCGTTCGGCACCGACGGCATCGCGCTGATCATGATCGCGGTGATCGCGCTGCTGGTGCCGATCGTGGTCGGCGGGCTCGGCACGATGGACAAGCTCCCGCCGGGGCGCAGCGCGGGCGGGTTCCTGTCGCTGATCCTGCTGCAGGAGGCGCTCACGATCGGCGTGTTCGCCGCGACCGACGTCTTCCTGTTCTACGTGCTGTTCGAGATCATGCTGATCCCGATGTACTTCCTGATCGGCGGCTACGGCGGCGCGAACCGGCAGTACGCGGCGGTGAAGTTCTTCCTCTACTCGTTCCTCGGCGGCCTGATCATGCTGGCCTCGGCGATCGGGGCGTACTCGCTGGCGGCGGACAAGCTCGGCAAGGGCACGTTCGACTGGGCCACGCTGGTGACAGTGGTGCGCGACGCGCCGCTGTCCACCCAGATCTGGCTGTTCCTCGGGTTCTTCCTGGCCTTCGCGATCAAGGCGCCGCTGGTGCCGTTCCACACCTGGCTGCCGGACGCGGCGGGGGAGGCGCCGATCGGCGTCGCCGTCCTGCTGGTCGGCGTGCTGGACAAGGTCGGCACGTTCGGGTTCCTGCGCTACTGCCTGCCGATGTTCCCGGAGGCGAGCAAGACCCTGGCGCCGCTGGTGCTGGTGCTGTCGGTGATCGGCGTCCTCTACGGCTCGATCCTCGCGGCGGGCCAGCGGGACATGAAGCGGTTCATCGCCTACGTGTCGATCGCCCACTTCGGGTTCATCTCGCTGGGCATCTTCGCGTTCAACGAGCAGGCGATGGTCGGCTCGGCGACGTACATGCTCAACCACAGCCTGGCGACCGGCATGCTGATCGTGGTGATCGGCCTGGTGATCGCCCGCGGCGGCTCGTCCCGCATTTCGGACTACGGCGGCATGGCCAAGGTGACCCCGTTGCTGGCCGGGCTGTTCCTGCTCGCCGGTCTGTCCACTTTGTCCCTGCCGGGCACGAACTCGTTCGTCTCCGAGTTCCTCGTGCTCATCGGGTCCTTTGTGGACCAGCCGGTGTACACGATCCTCGCCACGGTCGGCATGGTGCTGGCCGCGGCGTACGTCCTGTGGCTCTACCAGCGGGTCTTCCAGGGCCCGGTCCGCGGTGACGCGCTCGTGGGCGTCGGCGGGGGACCGGGCACGGCGATCGCGCCGGAACTGGGCGCCAAGAAGGCCATCCGCGACCTGAACGGTCGTGAGATCGCGATCCTCGCGCCGCTGGTCGTGCTGATCCTCGTTCTCGGCTTCTACCCGAAGCCGGTGCTCGACACAGTCACCCCGACGGTGCAGCAGACGCTGTCCGCGGTCCAGGGAGGCAAGTAA
- the nuoL gene encoding NADH-quinone oxidoreductase subunit L — translation MTASSWLLVALPALGALILLLAGKRAKAWGHLLGCATVTLAFVYGLILFFSADTATTSDVKVYSWIPVGALQVDFGLRIDALSLTFVLLITGVGMLIHYYSIGYMADDEGRYRFFAYLNLFVASMLVLVLGNSFVTLYLGWEGVGLASYLLIGWYQGRPSAATAAKKAFLMNRVGDVGLALAIFIMFKYAGSTGYAEVFKAVGDGKFSTGAITAMAILLLLGACGKSGQFPLQAWLPDAMEGPTPVSALIHAATMVTAGVYLVARSKDIFNATEDGRLIVTLVGTVTLLLGCIIGCAYDDIKKVLAYSTVSQIGYMMLAVGLGPIAYALGIMHLVAHGFFKAGLFLGAGSVMHGMNDEVDMRKFGGLRKAMPITFITFGLGYLALIGIPPLSGFFTKDAIIEAAFGQGGWRGWVMGGAALLGAGLTAFYMTRLMMMTFFGKERWKDIKSSDGRDFHPHESKPVMWVPMAVLAVGSVGAGFFFSQGERFAHWLAPSVGELEEAHHAPFDAWVISVAAVVLSLLGVALAYLIFRRDVPVEQPQRVSFVTRAARKDLYGNALNETLVARPGTWLSRALVYVDNRGVDGAVNGLAAGLGGGSGRLRRLQTGFVRSYALSMLGGTFLLLAALLLVRFS, via the coding sequence GTGACCGCATCATCGTGGCTGCTGGTGGCCCTCCCGGCTCTCGGCGCCCTGATCCTTCTGCTGGCAGGGAAACGCGCCAAGGCCTGGGGGCATCTGCTCGGCTGTGCCACCGTCACCCTGGCTTTCGTCTACGGGCTGATCCTGTTCTTCAGCGCCGACACGGCCACCACGTCCGACGTCAAGGTCTACTCGTGGATCCCGGTCGGGGCGCTGCAGGTGGACTTCGGGCTGCGGATCGACGCGCTGTCGCTGACGTTCGTGCTGCTCATCACCGGCGTCGGCATGCTGATCCACTACTACTCGATCGGCTACATGGCCGACGACGAGGGCCGGTACCGCTTCTTCGCGTACCTCAACCTCTTCGTCGCCTCGATGCTGGTCCTGGTGCTGGGCAACAGCTTCGTGACGCTCTACCTCGGCTGGGAGGGCGTGGGTCTCGCGTCCTACCTGCTCATCGGCTGGTACCAGGGCCGCCCGTCCGCCGCCACCGCGGCGAAGAAGGCGTTCCTGATGAACCGCGTCGGTGACGTCGGGCTCGCGCTGGCGATCTTCATCATGTTCAAGTACGCGGGCTCGACCGGCTACGCCGAGGTGTTCAAGGCGGTCGGCGACGGCAAGTTCTCCACGGGTGCGATCACCGCGATGGCGATCCTGCTCCTGCTGGGCGCCTGCGGTAAGTCCGGCCAGTTCCCGCTGCAGGCGTGGCTCCCGGACGCGATGGAGGGCCCGACCCCGGTGTCGGCCCTGATCCACGCGGCCACGATGGTCACCGCCGGCGTCTACCTGGTCGCCCGCTCGAAGGACATCTTCAACGCCACCGAAGACGGCCGGCTGATCGTCACGCTGGTCGGCACGGTGACGCTGCTGCTCGGGTGCATCATCGGCTGCGCGTACGACGACATCAAGAAGGTCCTCGCGTACTCGACGGTCAGCCAGATCGGCTACATGATGCTGGCCGTCGGCCTCGGGCCGATCGCGTACGCGCTCGGCATCATGCACCTGGTCGCGCACGGTTTCTTCAAGGCCGGGCTGTTCCTCGGGGCCGGGTCGGTCATGCACGGCATGAACGACGAGGTCGACATGCGGAAGTTCGGCGGCCTGCGCAAGGCCATGCCGATCACCTTCATCACCTTCGGCCTCGGCTACCTGGCCCTGATCGGCATCCCGCCGCTGTCGGGCTTCTTCACCAAGGACGCGATCATCGAAGCGGCGTTCGGCCAGGGCGGCTGGCGCGGCTGGGTGATGGGCGGCGCGGCGCTGCTCGGTGCCGGGCTCACCGCGTTCTACATGACCCGCCTGATGATGATGACGTTCTTCGGCAAGGAGCGCTGGAAGGACATCAAGTCCTCGGACGGCCGCGACTTCCACCCGCACGAGTCCAAGCCGGTCATGTGGGTCCCGATGGCGGTCCTCGCGGTCGGCTCGGTCGGGGCGGGCTTCTTCTTCTCCCAGGGTGAGCGCTTCGCCCACTGGCTGGCTCCGTCGGTCGGCGAGCTGGAGGAAGCCCACCACGCGCCGTTCGACGCCTGGGTGATCTCCGTGGCGGCGGTCGTGCTCTCGCTGCTCGGCGTCGCGCTCGCGTACCTGATCTTCCGCCGTGACGTCCCGGTCGAGCAGCCCCAGCGGGTCTCGTTCGTCACCCGGGCCGCGCGCAAGGACCTCTACGGCAACGCCCTCAACGAAACCCTGGTCGCCCGCCCGGGCACCTGGCTCTCGCGGGCGCTGGTGTACGTCGACAACCGCGGCGTCGACGGCGCGGTCAACGGCCTGGCCGCCGGTCTCGGCGGCGGGTCCGGCCGGTTGCGGCGGCTGCAGACCGGGTTCGTCCGGTCCTACGCGCTGTCGATGCTAGGCGGCACGTTCCTGCTTCTGGCGGCTCTCCTGCTGGTGAGGTTCTCCTGA
- the nuoK gene encoding NADH-quinone oxidoreductase subunit NuoK, whose protein sequence is MTPTYYLLLSALLFALGAVGVLVRRNAIVVFMCIELMLNAVNLSLVTFARINGGLDGQIMAFFVMVVAAAEVVVGLAIIMAIFRTRRSASVDDTNLLKY, encoded by the coding sequence ATGACCCCGACGTACTACCTGCTGCTGTCGGCGCTGCTGTTCGCGCTCGGCGCGGTCGGCGTGCTGGTGCGGCGCAACGCGATCGTCGTGTTCATGTGCATCGAGCTGATGCTCAACGCGGTGAACCTGTCGCTGGTCACCTTCGCCCGGATCAACGGCGGGCTCGACGGCCAGATCATGGCGTTCTTCGTCATGGTCGTCGCGGCCGCCGAGGTCGTGGTCGGCCTGGCGATCATCATGGCCATCTTCCGCACCCGGCGCTCGGCCTCGGTCGACGACACCAACCTGCTGAAGTACTAG
- a CDS encoding NADH-quinone oxidoreductase subunit J: MIAALLAQAPTGAAAGVTTGEAVAFWILGPLSLLGALGMIFSRNAVHSALWLVLTMLSLGALYMIQSAPFLGFTQIIVYTGAIMMLFLFVLMLVGRESSDSVVEVLRGQRLAATVLGIGMAALLATGIYRAMENVTPATPLDSATPAGGGPKGLGKLIFTDYLFPFELTSALLITAAIGAMVLAFTDRHAKGGKLSQKELVLLRFRGEHDRPSPLPGPGVFATANSVATPALLPDGSVAPESLSAIIESTSAIELAKERKLVSDEGPHPDAHALVGSESSDSEGEKA; encoded by the coding sequence GTGATCGCCGCCCTCCTGGCCCAGGCCCCGACCGGGGCCGCCGCCGGTGTCACCACCGGTGAGGCCGTCGCGTTCTGGATCCTCGGCCCGCTTTCGCTGCTCGGCGCGCTCGGCATGATCTTCTCCCGCAACGCCGTGCACTCGGCTCTGTGGCTGGTGCTGACGATGCTGAGCCTGGGCGCGCTGTACATGATCCAGTCGGCGCCGTTCCTCGGCTTCACGCAGATCATCGTCTACACCGGCGCGATCATGATGCTGTTCCTGTTCGTGCTGATGCTGGTCGGCCGGGAGAGCTCGGACTCGGTCGTCGAAGTCCTGCGCGGCCAGCGGCTCGCCGCCACCGTGCTCGGCATCGGGATGGCCGCGCTGCTGGCCACCGGCATCTACCGCGCGATGGAGAACGTCACCCCGGCGACCCCGCTCGACTCGGCGACACCGGCGGGCGGCGGGCCCAAGGGGCTCGGCAAGCTGATCTTCACCGACTACCTCTTCCCGTTCGAGCTGACCTCGGCACTGCTCATCACCGCCGCGATCGGCGCGATGGTGCTGGCCTTCACCGACCGGCACGCCAAGGGCGGGAAGCTGTCGCAGAAGGAACTGGTGCTGCTGCGCTTCCGCGGCGAGCACGACCGGCCGTCGCCGCTGCCCGGCCCGGGTGTCTTCGCCACCGCCAACTCCGTGGCCACGCCGGCGCTGCTGCCGGACGGCTCGGTCGCCCCGGAGTCGCTGTCGGCGATCATCGAGTCCACCTCGGCGATCGAGCTGGCGAAGGAACGCAAGCTCGTCTCGGACGAGGGCCCGCACCCGGACGCGCACGCGCTGGTCGGCTCCGAAAGCTCTGATTCCGAGGGGGAGAAGGCATGA
- the nuoI gene encoding NADH-quinone oxidoreductase subunit NuoI yields the protein MGFLDPVKGFGVTFGMMFKKVATEEYPEAGAPAAPRYHGRHQLNRHPDGLEKCVGCELCAWACPADAIFVEGGDNTEEARYSPGERYGADYQINYLRCIGCGLCIEACPTRSLTMINFYELADDDRQRLIYTKEDLLAPLLPGMEQPPHPMRLGENEQDYYVNGPELARGEGVK from the coding sequence ATGGGGTTTCTTGATCCCGTCAAGGGCTTCGGCGTCACCTTCGGGATGATGTTCAAGAAGGTCGCCACCGAGGAGTACCCGGAGGCCGGCGCGCCGGCCGCGCCGCGGTACCACGGGCGCCACCAGCTGAACCGGCACCCGGACGGCCTGGAGAAGTGCGTCGGCTGCGAGCTGTGCGCGTGGGCGTGCCCGGCGGACGCGATCTTCGTCGAGGGCGGTGACAACACCGAGGAAGCCCGGTACTCGCCGGGCGAGCGGTACGGCGCGGACTACCAGATCAACTACCTGCGCTGCATCGGCTGCGGCCTCTGCATCGAGGCGTGCCCGACCCGGTCGCTGACGATGATCAACTTCTACGAGCTGGCCGACGACGACCGCCAGCGGCTGATCTACACGAAGGAGGACCTGCTCGCCCCGCTGCTGCCCGGCATGGAGCAGCCGCCGCACCCGATGCGGCTCGGCGAGAACGAGCAGGACTACTACGTGAACGGCCCCGAACTCGCACGCGGGGAGGGCGTCAAGTGA
- the nuoH gene encoding NADH-quinone oxidoreductase subunit NuoH — protein sequence MTPLLTEAAVGSVPDAATRAALLADDPLWLILLKCVVILLIGPILTIFLIVWERKAVGRMQNRPGPNRVGPGGYLQSLADAIKLPFKEQIIPDTADRKVYFLAPVLSAVPALIALSAIPFGPVVSIFGERTVLQLLDLPVSALVILACSSIGVYGIVLAGWASGSPYPLLGGMRSAAQVISYEIAMGLSIVAVILQAGSLDLADIVAKQQPAWFLYLVPSFVIYLISMVGETNRAPFDLPEAESELVGGFHTEYSSMKFAMFFLAEYVNMVIVSAFATTLFLGGWMAPWPLSLIGNNVLNTGWWPVLWFFAKMFVLLFGFIWLRGTLPRLRYDQFMRLGWKVLVPLNLLWIIMVTFAKVITWNTATIIIAAVAIFIVVALFFYVRAAGREEESESIPVTGGGFPVPPLDLKVPQTTPRQKALAKAEAKAARRKPAAVGTAKEGAQDGVS from the coding sequence ATGACCCCGCTGCTGACCGAAGCCGCCGTCGGGAGCGTCCCCGACGCGGCGACGCGGGCGGCGCTGCTGGCGGACGACCCGTTGTGGCTGATCCTGCTCAAGTGCGTGGTCATCCTGCTGATCGGGCCGATCCTGACGATCTTCCTGATCGTCTGGGAGCGCAAGGCGGTCGGCCGGATGCAGAACCGGCCCGGCCCCAACCGGGTCGGCCCCGGCGGCTACCTGCAGTCGCTGGCGGACGCGATCAAGCTGCCGTTCAAGGAACAGATCATCCCGGACACCGCCGACCGCAAGGTGTACTTCCTCGCGCCGGTGCTTTCCGCGGTCCCCGCGCTGATCGCGCTCTCGGCCATCCCGTTCGGGCCGGTCGTGTCGATCTTCGGCGAGCGGACCGTGCTGCAGCTGCTCGACCTGCCGGTCAGCGCGCTGGTGATCCTGGCCTGCTCCTCGATCGGCGTCTACGGCATCGTGCTCGCCGGCTGGGCCTCGGGCTCGCCGTACCCGCTGCTCGGCGGCATGCGCTCGGCGGCGCAGGTGATCTCCTACGAGATCGCGATGGGCCTGTCGATCGTCGCGGTGATCCTGCAGGCCGGGTCGCTCGACCTGGCCGACATCGTCGCCAAGCAGCAGCCGGCGTGGTTCCTCTACCTGGTGCCGAGCTTCGTGATCTACCTGATCTCGATGGTCGGCGAGACCAACCGCGCGCCGTTCGACCTCCCGGAGGCCGAGTCGGAGCTGGTCGGCGGCTTCCACACCGAGTACAGCTCGATGAAGTTCGCGATGTTCTTCCTCGCCGAGTACGTCAACATGGTGATCGTCTCGGCGTTCGCGACGACGCTGTTCCTCGGCGGCTGGATGGCCCCGTGGCCGCTGTCGCTGATCGGGAACAACGTGCTCAACACCGGCTGGTGGCCGGTGCTGTGGTTCTTCGCGAAGATGTTCGTCCTGCTCTTCGGGTTCATCTGGCTGCGCGGCACGCTGCCCCGCCTGCGCTACGACCAGTTCATGCGGCTGGGCTGGAAGGTCCTGGTCCCGCTGAACCTGCTGTGGATCATCATGGTGACCTTCGCGAAGGTCATCACCTGGAACACCGCGACCATCATCATCGCCGCGGTCGCCATCTTCATCGTCGTCGCGCTGTTCTTCTACGTCCGCGCGGCGGGCCGCGAAGAGGAGAGCGAGAGCATCCCGGTGACCGGCGGCGGTTTCCCGGTCCCGCCGCTGGACCTCAAGGTCCCGCAGACCACCCCGCGTCAGAAGGCTTTGGCCAAGGCCGAGGCGAAGGCGGCCCGCCGCAAGCCGGCGGCCGTCGGTACCGCAAAGGAAGGAGCGCAAGATGGGGTTTCTTGA